A genome region from Myripristis murdjan chromosome 16, fMyrMur1.1, whole genome shotgun sequence includes the following:
- the ncam3 gene encoding neural cell adhesion molecule 1, whose product MDQSDFTLKTASLLLLLLLQVCGTDAKMEIITSKQDVMVGEALLLLCKAGGEGTITWQKDLEDITDDDIISKVDETSSKLSIANATMEDAGKYICLCDFDSGHNDDVSVQIYVYEGPSFGNTNTHHEFLEGQDAVVPCLVTGRPAVEVYWLKDQRQIPSYGGNRIRQLSDNSLHISKVQRDDAGTYMCQSRIKGRLITKDLPISVVVNAPPTARLTEEEKKVMAGPESSVSLICLVDGQPKPNITWTMPVNFDPSRHQFNSDRSELTIRSVTRGDYGEYICTAKNKISESSATIMLHVSEAPEVYLGVEQQHVSVGETVHVSCNVSGHPEPALHWINKHSRHTLDSASGRIRVVDGVLIIDEVAPSDGGLYSCMAVGPSGNASRDVAIFTQPAQLKHLSVSPGSTSVLFSLNIPPISGGTPITSFTLQWRQSGAQQWEETTVPASDPVAITSLKPYTSYTVRLAAVNAVGQGEFSESHKIRTQGIREPDSPVLSSNQIKVEGNTFTVPLKQIDDGGSPLLHFNIRYRQDSEGEEWKEKQLLSDATAVSLPGLSSDSEYQLEVIAVNVNGSSMPAMLNFTIPPQPVVKPGMTKGGVVGIVMVIFLLLLLVVDATCCYTNRCGLLMFIAVKLFGQKVPGLKTLEDGEGTIGELKLKGLATPRDSVQQQQEVQTQTKEGGHHTEVTCDKAPLTKYEKTPPNGDMPTTDA is encoded by the exons ATGGACCAATCAGATTTCACCCTGAAAAcagcatcactgctgctgctgctgctgcttcaggtgTGCGGCACAG ATGCTAAGATGGAGATCATTACCAGTAAACAAGATGTGATGGTGGGAGAAGCCCTTCTTCTGCTCTGCAAAG CGGGTGGAGAGGGAACTATAACATGGCAAAAGGACCTAGAGGACATCACTGATGATGACATCATTTCCAAGGTGGATGAGACCTCCTCTAAACTGTCCATCGCAAATGCCACAATGGAGGACGCTGGCAAGTACATCTGTTTGTGTGACTTCGACAGTGGACACAACGATGATGTTTCAGTCCAGATCTATGTTTATG aGGGTCCATCTTTTGGCAACACCAACACCCACCATGAGTTTCTGGAGGGCCAGGACGCAGTGGTGCCATGTCTGGTGACTGGCCGGCCGGCGGTGGAGGTGTACTGGCTGAAAGACCAGCGACAGATCCCCTCTTATG GGGGAAATCGGATCCGTCAGCTGAGTGATAACTCACTGCATATCTCCAAGGTGCAGCGAGATGACGCTGGGACGTACATGTGTCAGAGCCGGATCAAAGGAAGGCTCATTACGAAGGACCTCCCCATTTCTGTGGTCGTCAATG ctcctccgaCAGCACGTctgacagaagaggagaaaaaagtgatGGCTGGACCAGAAAGCAGTGTTTCCTTAATCTGTTTGGTGGACGGCCAGCCGAAACCCAACATCACCTGGACCAT GCCTGTGAACTTTGACCCCTCACGCCATCAGTTCAACTCGGACCGCAGTGAGCTGACCATACGGTCCGTTACCAGGGGCGACTATGGGGAGTACATCTGCACAGCCAAGAACAAGATATCTGAGAGCAGTGCCACTATCATGCTTCATGTCTCTG agGCCCCAGAGGTGTATCTGGGTGTTGAGCAGCAGCATGTGTCAGTGGGAGAAACTGTGCATGTGTCCTGTAATGTCTCTGGCCATCCTGAGCCCGCGCTACACTGGatcaacaaacacagcagacacacactg GATTCTGCATCTGGTCGTATTCGTGTTGTGGATGGAGTGCTGATAATTGATGAGGTGGCGCCCTCTGATGGCGGCCTGTATTCCTGCATGGCTGTCGGTCCCTCTGGAAATGCATCAAGAGACGTCGCAATATTCA CCCAGCCCGCTCAGCTGAAGCACCTGTCAGTCTCTCCTGGATCAACCTCAGTCCTGTTCTCCCTCAATATCCCGCCCATCAGCGGGGGAACACCCATCACAAgtttcactctgcagtggaGGCAAAGTGGAGCACAGCAGTGGGAGGAGACCACAGTGCCAGCCTcag atcccGTGGCTATCACCTCCCTCAAGCCGTACACATCCTACACAGTGCGTCTGGCTGCCGTGAATGCAGTTGGACAGGGAGAATTCTCGGAATCACACAAAATCCGTACCCAGGGCATTC GTGAACCAGACAGTCCTGTGCTCTCATCCAATCAGATAAAAGTAGAGGGCAACACCTTCACTGTCCCTCTTAAACAGATTGACGATGGTGGGAGTCCTCTTCTGCACTTCAATATACGATACAGACAG GACTCAGAGGGGGAGGAGTGGAAGGAGAAGCAGCTGTTGTCGGATGCGACCGCCGTCTCTCTCCCAGGACTGTCGTCTGACTCAGAGTATCAGCTGGAGGTCATAGCTGTCAATGTGAACGGCTCCTCTATGCCTGCCATGCTTAACTTCACCATCCCACCACAGCCTG TCGTCAAACCTGGCATGACCAAAGGGGGCGTGGTTGGCATCGTCATGGTGatcttcctgttgttgttgctggtggtaGATGCCACCTGTTGCTACACCAACCGCTGCGGCCTGCTCATGTTCATTGCTGTGAAACTCTTCGGGCAGAAAGTGCCAGGCCTCAAAACGCTTGAGGATGGAGAAGGAACTATTGG aGAACTGAAGTTGAAGGGTCTAGCCACTCCGAGAGACAGTGTACAACAGCAACAGGAggttcagacacagacaaaGGAGGGGGGGCATCACACAGAGGTCACCTGCGACAAAGCCCCCCTCACCAAATACGA GAAAACTCCACCAAACGGAGACATGCCCACGACTGATGCATGA